From Staphylococcus sp. M0911, a single genomic window includes:
- the polA gene encoding DNA polymerase I yields the protein MNKLVLIDGNSLSFKAFYALPLLSNKAGIHTNAVYGFAMLLEKILKEEQPNHFLVAFDAGKTTFRHSKYSEYKGGRQKTPPELSEQFPYIRQLLDAYHIKRYELENYEADDIIGTLSNEADKAGFETIIITGDRDLTQLATDHVTIYYTKKGVTDVDHYTPDFIAEKYNGLTPNQIIDMKGLMGDTSDNIPGVAGVGEKTAIKLLNQFNTVEGVYDNINSVSGKKLKEKLENSKDDALMSKDLATINVESPIEVNLEDTKMEADIDETEKIELFKKLEFNQLLAEIDSFEATQEQKDKVFEIESDFDHINFNDLDEATIHFELEDSNYLKDNILKFGLYTGEHHVVINADEIKQFSDLVNWLENPNTAKTVYDAKKTYVVAHRLDIDIQNIQFDVMLSRYIIDPSRTIDDVNSVVSLYGQHYVQDNVAIYGKGKKHHIPEDDILNKHVASIIEAVSASKSEMQNQLKEYNQESLLADLELPLAEILSEMEEIGIYTDVNDLQQMEKEIQEKLDVLIKNIHEAAGEEFNINSPKQLGVVLFETLELPVIKKTKTGYSTAVDVLEQLQGQHPIIDYILEYRQLSKLQSTYVEGLQKVISEDNRIHTRFNQTLAQTGRLSSVDPNLQNIPIRLEEGRKIRKAFKPTSTDSVILSADYSQIELRVLAHITQDESMKEAFINGHDIHTATAMKVFDVEADEVDSLMRRQAKAVNFGIVYGISDYGLSQSLGITRKKAKAFIDDYLDSFPGVKQYMSDIVKDAKAQGFVETLLHRRRYIPDITSRNFNLRSFAERTAMNTPIQGSAADIIKLAMVQFNKEVQHTKYHAKLLLQVHDELIFEVPKDEVESFSQFVEDIMESALELDVPLKVDSSYGATWYDAK from the coding sequence GTGAATAAATTAGTATTAATTGATGGTAATAGTTTAAGCTTTAAAGCTTTCTATGCTTTACCATTACTTTCAAATAAGGCAGGCATACATACTAATGCAGTATATGGCTTTGCGATGTTACTAGAGAAAATTCTTAAAGAAGAACAACCTAATCACTTTTTAGTGGCGTTTGATGCAGGTAAAACAACTTTCAGACATTCTAAATATAGTGAATATAAAGGTGGTAGACAAAAAACTCCACCTGAGTTAAGTGAACAATTCCCATATATTCGTCAATTATTAGATGCATATCACATAAAAAGATATGAATTAGAGAATTATGAAGCAGATGATATTATTGGTACTTTGAGTAATGAAGCGGACAAAGCTGGGTTTGAAACTATCATAATTACTGGCGATAGAGATTTAACGCAGCTTGCTACTGATCATGTCACAATTTACTATACTAAAAAAGGTGTAACAGATGTCGATCATTATACACCAGACTTTATCGCTGAAAAATATAACGGATTAACACCAAATCAAATTATTGATATGAAAGGGTTAATGGGCGATACTTCAGATAATATACCGGGCGTAGCTGGCGTAGGCGAAAAAACAGCAATTAAATTACTAAATCAATTCAATACTGTAGAAGGCGTTTATGACAATATAAATAGTGTTTCAGGTAAAAAACTTAAAGAAAAACTTGAAAATAGTAAAGATGATGCTTTAATGAGTAAAGATTTAGCTACCATTAATGTTGAAAGCCCAATCGAAGTTAATTTAGAAGATACTAAAATGGAAGCAGACATTGATGAAACTGAAAAAATTGAGCTCTTTAAAAAATTAGAATTTAACCAACTTTTAGCAGAAATAGATTCATTTGAAGCAACTCAAGAACAAAAAGATAAAGTCTTTGAGATTGAGTCAGATTTTGACCATATTAATTTTAATGATTTAGATGAGGCGACCATTCATTTTGAGCTAGAAGATAGTAATTATTTAAAAGATAATATATTAAAATTTGGACTTTATACTGGAGAACATCATGTTGTTATCAATGCAGATGAAATTAAACAATTTTCAGATTTAGTCAATTGGTTAGAAAATCCAAATACAGCAAAAACTGTTTATGATGCTAAGAAAACTTATGTTGTTGCTCATAGACTAGATATCGATATTCAAAACATTCAGTTTGATGTCATGTTGTCTAGATATATTATCGATCCATCAAGAACCATTGACGATGTGAATTCAGTTGTTTCTTTATATGGACAACATTATGTGCAGGATAACGTGGCTATTTATGGTAAGGGCAAAAAGCATCATATTCCAGAAGACGATATTTTAAATAAACATGTAGCCTCAATCATTGAAGCGGTAAGTGCATCGAAATCAGAAATGCAAAATCAACTAAAAGAATATAATCAAGAATCTCTATTAGCAGATTTAGAACTACCATTAGCCGAAATATTAAGCGAGATGGAAGAAATTGGAATCTATACAGATGTAAATGATTTACAACAGATGGAGAAAGAGATTCAAGAAAAGCTAGATGTTTTAATTAAAAATATTCATGAAGCTGCGGGTGAAGAATTTAACATTAATTCACCTAAACAACTTGGCGTGGTATTATTTGAAACACTAGAATTACCAGTGATTAAAAAAACTAAAACAGGCTACTCTACTGCTGTTGATGTATTGGAACAATTACAAGGTCAACACCCAATTATTGATTATATTTTAGAATATCGTCAATTATCAAAATTACAATCTACGTATGTAGAAGGATTACAAAAAGTGATTAGTGAAGATAATCGCATTCATACACGTTTTAATCAAACATTAGCTCAAACTGGGCGATTGTCAAGTGTGGATCCTAATTTACAAAATATACCTATTCGTTTAGAAGAAGGTAGGAAAATTAGAAAAGCATTTAAACCGACATCTACAGATAGTGTTATTTTAAGTGCCGATTATTCTCAAATTGAATTAAGGGTTTTAGCACATATTACACAAGATGAAAGTATGAAAGAAGCATTCATAAATGGTCATGATATTCATACAGCGACTGCAATGAAGGTTTTCGATGTGGAAGCGGATGAAGTTGATAGTTTAATGCGTAGACAAGCGAAAGCCGTTAACTTTGGAATTGTGTATGGCATAAGTGATTATGGATTAAGCCAAAGTTTAGGAATTACACGTAAAAAGGCGAAAGCATTTATTGATGATTATTTAGATAGTTTTCCAGGAGTCAAACAATATATGTCAGATATTGTGAAAGATGCTAAAGCTCAAGGTTTTGTAGAAACATTATTACATCGTCGTAGATATATTCCAGATATTACAAGTCGTAATTTTAATTTAAGAAGTTTTGCAGAAAGAACAGCAATGAATACGCCAATTCAAGGCAGTGCGGCAGATATTATCAAATTGGCTATGGTGCAATTCAATAAAGAAGTACAACATACTAAATATCACGCGAAACTATTATTGCAAGTTCATGACGAATTAATCTTTGAAGTACCAAAAGATGAAGTAGAATCATTCAGTCAGTTTGTAGAAGACATTATGGAGTCTGCACTAGAATTAGATGTGCCACTAAAAGTTGACTCAAGTTACGGTGCGACATGGTATGATGCAAAATAA
- the mutM gene encoding bifunctional DNA-formamidopyrimidine glycosylase/DNA-(apurinic or apyrimidinic site) lyase, with protein sequence MPELPEVEHVKRGIEPYAINTTINKITFSENVKKGKEDNRETIIKGMTLDSFQRLTEGYTITKIERRSKYIVFYINRDSEQRILISHLGMAGGFFVVDHLEQIAVPNYRKHWQVIFELDNGKKLIYSDIRRFGEIRNVSSFDAYPSFLSIAPEPFDEDAMQHFLDITNKKNYAKKPIKQVILDHKVISGCGNIYACEALFRAGILPSRLTQDLTQQEKEMVFYHVRSVLNEGIKYGGTSISDYRHADGKTGEMQLHLNVYKQKYCKVCGHSIETKVIASRNSHYCPTCQK encoded by the coding sequence ATGCCAGAACTACCAGAAGTAGAACATGTTAAACGTGGGATTGAGCCGTATGCCATAAATACTACGATAAATAAAATTACTTTTTCAGAAAATGTAAAAAAAGGTAAAGAAGATAATAGAGAGACGATTATCAAAGGAATGACGCTTGATAGTTTTCAACGTTTAACAGAAGGTTATACAATTACCAAAATTGAGCGTAGAAGTAAATATATTGTATTTTATATTAATCGGGATTCAGAACAACGTATTTTGATTAGTCATTTAGGTATGGCTGGTGGATTTTTCGTTGTTGATCATTTAGAACAAATTGCTGTACCTAATTATCGTAAACATTGGCAAGTTATTTTTGAATTAGACAATGGTAAAAAATTAATCTATTCAGATATTCGTCGCTTTGGAGAAATTAGAAATGTGAGTAGCTTCGATGCATATCCTTCATTTTTAAGTATAGCTCCTGAACCATTTGACGAAGATGCAATGCAACATTTTTTAGATATTACCAATAAAAAGAATTATGCTAAAAAACCGATTAAACAAGTGATTTTAGATCATAAAGTTATATCTGGTTGCGGAAATATTTATGCGTGTGAAGCTCTATTTAGAGCGGGCATTTTACCCAGTCGACTAACGCAAGATTTAACGCAACAAGAAAAAGAAATGGTATTTTATCATGTTCGATCTGTATTAAATGAGGGTATAAAATATGGAGGAACAAGCATTTCCGATTATCGTCATGCCGATGGTAAAACAGGGGAAATGCAGTTACATCTGAATGTTTATAAACAAAAATATTGCAAGGTATGTGGGCACTCAATTGAAACGAAAGTCATCGCATCTAGAAATAGTCACTATTGCCCGACTTGTCAGAAATAA
- the coaE gene encoding dephospho-CoA kinase (Dephospho-CoA kinase (CoaE) performs the final step in coenzyme A biosynthesis.) — translation MSKVIGLTGGIASGKSTVSELLTAFGFKVVDADTAAREAVAKGTPGIAKVKEVFGEEAIDENGEMDRKYMGELVFNNPGERIKLNEIVHPKVREIMEEKKQQFLNEGHNVIMDIPLLFENELQDTVDEVWLVYTSESIQIDRLMERNDLTQEEAKARVYSQISIDKKSRMADHVIDNLGDKLELKQNLEKLLSEKGYIEK, via the coding sequence ATGTCAAAAGTAATAGGACTTACTGGTGGTATCGCATCAGGTAAATCAACTGTATCTGAATTGTTAACAGCGTTTGGATTTAAAGTAGTAGATGCGGACACAGCTGCAAGAGAAGCAGTTGCTAAAGGAACACCAGGTATAGCGAAGGTAAAAGAAGTTTTTGGCGAAGAAGCTATTGATGAAAATGGCGAGATGGACAGAAAATATATGGGTGAATTAGTATTTAATAATCCAGGCGAACGTATTAAGTTAAATGAAATTGTTCATCCTAAAGTTAGAGAAATAATGGAAGAAAAGAAGCAACAATTTTTAAATGAAGGCCATAACGTAATTATGGATATACCACTTTTATTTGAAAATGAATTGCAAGATACCGTAGATGAAGTATGGCTTGTTTACACATCTGAAAGTATTCAAATTGATCGTTTAATGGAAAGAAATGATTTAACTCAAGAAGAAGCAAAAGCAAGAGTATATAGCCAAATATCTATTGATAAGAAAAGTAGAATGGCTGACCACGTGATTGATAATCTTGGGGATAAACTGGAACTAAAGCAAAATTTAGAAAAGTTACTTAGTGAAAAAGGTTATATTGAGAAATAA
- the gap gene encoding type I glyceraldehyde-3-phosphate dehydrogenase produces the protein MTTNIAINGMGRIGRMVLRIALKNENLSVKAINASYPPETIAHLINYDTTHGKFDEKVEATENGIRYKNQDIKLVSDRNPENLPWKELDIDVVIEATGKFNHGDKAIAHINAGAKKVLLTGPSKGGHVQMIVKGVNDEKLDVNEYDIFSNASCTTNCIGPVAKVLNDEFGIVNGLMTTVHAITNDQKNIDNPHKDLRRARSCNESIIPTSTGAAKALKEVLPEVEGKLHGMALRVPTKNVSLVDLVVDLEQNVTVEQINDAFKNANLDGVLDVESEPLVSVDFNTNPNSAVIDAQSTMVMGDKKVKVIAWYDNEWGYSNRVVEVAEQIGKLIESHKAVEAV, from the coding sequence ATGACAACGAATATAGCAATTAACGGTATGGGTAGAATAGGTAGAATGGTATTAAGAATTGCTTTAAAAAATGAAAACTTAAGCGTAAAAGCAATTAATGCAAGTTACCCTCCAGAAACAATTGCACATCTTATCAATTATGATACAACTCATGGTAAGTTCGACGAAAAAGTAGAAGCTACTGAAAATGGCATTCGTTATAAAAATCAAGATATCAAATTAGTTTCAGATAGAAATCCAGAAAACTTACCTTGGAAAGAACTTGATATAGATGTTGTCATCGAAGCAACTGGTAAATTCAATCATGGTGATAAAGCTATTGCACATATTAATGCTGGTGCAAAAAAAGTATTATTAACAGGTCCATCTAAAGGTGGTCATGTTCAAATGATTGTGAAAGGTGTCAATGATGAAAAGCTAGATGTTAATGAATACGATATTTTCAGTAATGCATCATGCACAACTAACTGTATTGGGCCGGTTGCTAAAGTATTAAATGATGAATTTGGTATTGTGAATGGTCTGATGACTACAGTACACGCAATTACTAATGACCAAAAGAATATTGACAACCCACATAAAGATTTACGTAGAGCGCGTTCATGTAATGAAAGTATAATTCCGACATCTACAGGCGCTGCGAAAGCATTAAAAGAGGTACTACCTGAAGTAGAAGGTAAATTACATGGAATGGCACTAAGAGTACCAACTAAGAATGTTTCACTTGTAGATTTAGTTGTAGATTTAGAACAAAATGTAACAGTAGAACAAATTAATGATGCATTCAAAAATGCAAATTTAGATGGTGTATTGGATGTAGAAAGCGAACCACTTGTTTCAGTAGATTTTAATACAAATCCAAATTCTGCAGTAATTGATGCACAATCTACAATGGTTATGGGTGATAAAAAAGTTAAAGTTATCGCTTGGTATGATAATGAATGGGGATATTCAAACAGAGTTGTTGAAGTAGCAGAACAAATTGGTAAATTGATAGAATCTCATAAAGCAGTAGAAGCTGTATAA
- the nrdR gene encoding transcriptional regulator NrdR, which yields MKCPKCNSTHSRVVDSRHAEDANAIRRRRECENCGTRFTTFEHIEVSPLIVVKKDGTREQFLREKILNGLVRSCEKRPVRYQQLEDITNKVEWQLRDEGHTEISSREIGEHVMNLLMHVDQVSYVRFASVYKEFKDIDQLLASMQGILNDNKRSDL from the coding sequence ATGAAATGCCCAAAATGTAATTCAACGCATTCGAGAGTAGTAGATTCACGTCATGCAGAAGATGCAAACGCGATTCGTCGAAGAAGAGAATGTGAAAATTGTGGTACAAGATTTACAACATTTGAACATATTGAAGTGAGTCCATTAATAGTAGTGAAGAAAGATGGAACGAGAGAACAATTTTTAAGAGAAAAAATCTTGAATGGATTAGTTAGGTCATGTGAAAAACGTCCAGTGAGATACCAACAACTAGAAGATATAACAAATAAAGTGGAGTGGCAATTAAGAGATGAGGGTCATACTGAGATTTCATCTAGAGAAATCGGAGAACATGTAATGAACTTATTAATGCATGTTGATCAAGTTTCTTATGTTCGCTTTGCTTCTGTATATAAAGAGTTTAAAGATATTGATCAACTATTGGCCTCAATGCAAGGTATTCTTAATGATAATAAACGGAGTGATTTATAA
- a CDS encoding replication initiation and membrane attachment family protein — MGLNSFELGLRPQDSFEVIQDFYLNSQHLEILNRLFTPLIGPQAIGLYHFMHQFSNDIEQPLTHYVIMNELKENLIDFRNQMDLLEAIGLMKSFVKHDEQQTHFIYQLIQPPSASQFFNDPMLSVFLYSEVDKKRYQVLKKHFEQTFRDLTQYQQTTRKFTDVFKVPNRILDIDTQDIPKASEYQGLDLSNESFDFDMLKQMLHNHFISNEIVTKDAKSLIIQLATLYGLTADAMKHIILNSITSAQQLSFEEMRKQARSYYLIEHENQLPKLELNKSIKQSENSNQSNEIPNPENDTEQWLQLLEQTSPIDMLASWSESEPTLSQKNMIEELIHREKMNFGVINILLQFVMLKEDMKLPKSYIFEIASNWKKKGITTAKQAYEYALKVNQPKPSYENKSQPYQGYNRKSKLVSREKTPKWLEERDNPNATELSKDEKDEQFEKDRQAFLEQLNKDWEED, encoded by the coding sequence ATGGGGTTAAATTCCTTTGAATTAGGGTTAAGACCACAAGATAGTTTTGAAGTGATACAAGATTTTTATTTAAACTCACAACATCTTGAAATATTAAACCGTCTGTTTACACCTTTAATTGGACCTCAAGCAATTGGTTTATATCATTTTATGCATCAATTTTCCAATGATATTGAACAACCATTAACCCATTATGTCATTATGAATGAACTTAAAGAAAATTTAATCGACTTTAGAAATCAAATGGATTTGTTAGAAGCAATTGGTTTAATGAAATCATTTGTTAAACATGATGAGCAACAAACACATTTTATATATCAATTGATTCAGCCGCCGTCAGCATCCCAATTTTTCAATGACCCTATGTTATCTGTATTTTTATATAGTGAAGTTGATAAAAAAAGATACCAAGTACTAAAGAAACATTTTGAACAAACTTTTAGAGATTTAACGCAGTATCAACAAACAACGAGAAAGTTTACAGATGTCTTTAAAGTACCCAATAGAATATTAGATATCGACACACAAGATATACCTAAAGCGAGTGAGTATCAAGGACTTGATTTGTCTAATGAATCTTTTGATTTTGATATGTTGAAACAGATGTTACATAACCACTTCATTTCAAATGAAATCGTGACAAAAGACGCTAAAAGTCTTATTATTCAACTTGCAACTTTATATGGTTTAACGGCTGACGCGATGAAACATATTATATTGAATTCAATTACTAGTGCTCAACAATTATCTTTTGAAGAGATGCGTAAACAAGCGCGTTCATATTATTTAATAGAACATGAAAACCAATTACCTAAATTAGAATTGAATAAAAGCATTAAACAAAGTGAAAATTCGAACCAATCTAATGAAATCCCTAATCCTGAAAATGATACGGAACAATGGCTTCAATTGTTAGAACAGACGAGTCCAATTGATATGTTAGCCTCATGGTCTGAATCAGAACCAACATTGTCTCAAAAGAATATGATTGAAGAATTAATTCATAGAGAAAAAATGAACTTTGGAGTTATTAACATCTTATTACAATTTGTTATGCTCAAAGAAGATATGAAATTACCAAAATCATATATTTTTGAAATTGCTTCGAATTGGAAGAAGAAAGGGATTACTACGGCTAAACAAGCTTATGAATATGCCTTGAAAGTTAATCAACCTAAACCATCTTATGAGAATAAATCGCAACCTTATCAAGGTTATAATCGTAAAAGTAAATTGGTTTCTAGAGAGAAAACACCTAAATGGTTAGAAGAAAGAGATAATCCGAATGCTACAGAACTTTCAAAAGATGAAAAGGATGAACAATTTGAAAAGGATAGACAAGCATTCTTAGAACAATTAAATAAAGATTGGGAGGAGGATTAG
- the dnaI gene encoding primosomal protein DnaI produces the protein MESFKNIVGSNKDFEKRIAKIRQQVVNDPDVKQFLNEHQSELTNAMIDEDLNVLQEYKDQQKHYDGHHYNECPNFVKGHIPELYIENERIKIRYLPCPCKVKYDEERLNSQLITSHHMQRDTLNAKIKDIYTTGRNRLDIAMQVNDICKKLINGENVKGLYLYGPFGTGKSFILGAIANQLKAKKVPSTIVYLPEYIRTLKGGFKDGSYERKLQRIREANILMLDDIGAEEVTPWVRDEVIGPLLHYRMVHELPTFFTSNLSYDELEHHLSMTREGAEKTKAARIIERIKTLSTPYFLKGENFRNN, from the coding sequence ATGGAAAGCTTTAAGAATATTGTAGGTTCAAATAAAGATTTCGAAAAGAGAATTGCTAAAATACGTCAGCAAGTTGTTAATGATCCTGATGTTAAGCAATTTTTAAATGAACATCAATCAGAATTAACTAATGCCATGATTGATGAAGATTTAAACGTTCTACAAGAATATAAAGATCAACAAAAGCACTATGATGGGCATCATTATAATGAATGTCCTAATTTTGTTAAAGGCCATATACCAGAATTATATATCGAAAATGAACGTATTAAAATCCGCTATTTGCCATGCCCATGTAAAGTGAAATATGATGAAGAAAGACTTAATTCTCAATTGATTACATCACATCATATGCAGAGAGATACTTTAAATGCAAAGATTAAAGATATTTATACAACTGGACGTAATCGATTGGATATTGCAATGCAAGTTAATGATATATGCAAAAAGTTAATAAATGGTGAGAATGTCAAAGGGCTATATCTGTATGGACCTTTTGGCACTGGAAAGTCATTTATTTTAGGTGCCATAGCAAATCAACTCAAAGCTAAAAAAGTGCCATCTACTATAGTTTATCTTCCCGAATACATTCGCACATTAAAAGGTGGTTTTAAGGACGGGAGTTACGAAAGAAAATTACAAAGAATTCGAGAAGCTAACATTTTAATGCTAGATGATATTGGTGCAGAAGAAGTAACGCCATGGGTTAGAGATGAAGTTATTGGCCCATTATTGCATTATAGAATGGTTCATGAATTACCCACTTTCTTTACTTCTAATTTAAGTTATGATGAATTAGAACACCATTTATCAATGACACGTGAGGGTGCAGAAAAAACGAAAGCAGCTCGAATTATTGAACGTATTAAGACGTTATCCACACCTTATTTCTTAAAAGGTGAAAACTTTAGAAACAATTGA
- the thrS gene encoding threonine--tRNA ligase — MDQINIQFPDGNSKAFDKGTTTEDIAQSISPGLRKKAVAGKFNGQMVDLTRPLEEDGEIEIVTPGSDEALEVLRHSTAHLMAQALKRLYGDVKFGVGPVIEGGFYYDFDTDEKISSDDFEKIEKTMKKIVDENHKIERKVVTRDEAKAFFKDDPYKLELIDAIPEDENVTLYSQGEFADLCRGVHVPSTSKIKEFKLLSTAGAYWRGDSNNKMLQRIYGTAFFDKKDLKAHLEMLEERKERDHRKIGKDLELFANSQLVGAGLPLWLPNGATIRREIERYIVDKEVSMGYDHVYTPVLANVDLYKTSGHWDHYQEDMFPPMKLDETEEMVLRPMNCPHHMMIYNNKPHSYRELPIRIAELGTMHRYEASGAVSGLQRVRGMTLNDSHIFVRPDQIKEEFKRVVNMIQDVYKDFGFEDYRFRLSYRDPEDKEKYFDDDEMWNKAENMIKEAADELGLSYEEAIGEAAFYGPKLDVQVKTAMGKEETLSTAQLDFLLPERFELTYIGQDGEQHRPVVIHRGVVSTMERFVAFLTEETKGAFPTWLAPKQVEIIPVNLDLHYDYAKSIQDELKSQGVRVEIDDRNEKMGYKIREAQMQKIPYQIVVGDKEVENNEVNVRKYGSQDQETLEKDEFIWNLVDEIRLKKHR, encoded by the coding sequence ATGGATCAAATTAATATTCAATTTCCAGATGGTAATTCAAAGGCATTTGATAAAGGCACTACTACTGAAGATATAGCTCAATCAATCAGTCCAGGTCTACGAAAAAAAGCTGTAGCAGGTAAATTTAATGGACAAATGGTAGATTTAACACGACCGTTAGAAGAAGATGGTGAGATTGAAATTGTTACACCAGGTAGTGATGAAGCATTGGAAGTATTGCGTCATTCAACTGCTCATTTGATGGCTCAAGCATTAAAACGTTTATACGGGGATGTTAAATTTGGTGTAGGTCCTGTCATTGAAGGCGGCTTCTACTATGATTTCGATACAGATGAAAAAATTTCATCAGATGACTTTGAAAAAATTGAAAAAACAATGAAAAAAATTGTCGATGAGAATCATAAAATCGAAAGAAAAGTAGTCACTAGGGATGAAGCTAAAGCATTCTTCAAAGATGATCCATACAAATTAGAATTAATTGATGCAATACCTGAAGATGAAAATGTAACGCTATATAGTCAAGGAGAATTCGCTGATTTATGTAGAGGTGTTCATGTACCATCTACGTCTAAAATTAAAGAATTTAAATTATTATCAACAGCTGGTGCATACTGGCGCGGAGACAGTAATAATAAAATGTTACAACGTATTTACGGTACTGCATTCTTTGATAAAAAAGATTTAAAAGCGCATTTAGAAATGTTGGAAGAGCGCAAAGAACGTGATCACCGTAAAATCGGTAAAGATTTAGAGTTGTTTGCAAATAGTCAACTAGTTGGAGCTGGTTTACCACTATGGTTACCTAATGGTGCTACAATTCGTCGTGAAATTGAACGTTATATTGTAGATAAAGAAGTAAGCATGGGATATGACCACGTATATACACCAGTATTAGCAAATGTTGATTTATATAAAACATCCGGACATTGGGATCACTATCAAGAGGACATGTTCCCACCTATGAAATTAGATGAGACAGAAGAAATGGTATTACGTCCGATGAACTGTCCTCACCATATGATGATATATAATAATAAACCGCATTCTTATAGAGAATTGCCAATTCGTATTGCCGAATTAGGTACTATGCATAGATATGAAGCTAGTGGTGCTGTATCAGGATTACAACGAGTAAGAGGTATGACTTTGAACGATTCACATATCTTTGTTAGACCTGATCAAATTAAGGAAGAATTCAAACGCGTAGTTAATATGATTCAAGATGTATATAAAGATTTCGGTTTCGAAGACTATCGTTTCAGATTAAGTTATAGAGACCCAGAAGATAAAGAAAAGTATTTTGATGATGATGAAATGTGGAATAAAGCTGAGAACATGATTAAAGAAGCGGCTGACGAATTAGGGTTATCATACGAAGAAGCTATCGGAGAAGCGGCATTTTATGGCCCTAAATTAGATGTGCAAGTTAAAACAGCTATGGGTAAAGAAGAAACATTATCTACAGCACAATTAGATTTCTTATTACCTGAGCGTTTTGAACTCACATACATTGGTCAAGATGGAGAGCAACATAGACCTGTAGTTATTCATCGTGGTGTTGTATCTACAATGGAACGATTTGTTGCATTCTTAACTGAAGAAACTAAAGGTGCATTCCCAACTTGGTTAGCACCAAAACAAGTTGAAATTATCCCAGTTAATTTAGATTTACATTACGACTATGCAAAATCAATTCAAGATGAATTAAAATCTCAAGGTGTTCGTGTTGAAATCGATGATCGTAATGAAAAAATGGGTTATAAAATCCGTGAAGCCCAAATGCAAAAAATCCCTTATCAAATAGTGGTAGGAGATAAAGAAGTAGAAAACAATGAAGTAAATGTACGTAAATACGGTTCTCAAGATCAAGAGACATTAGAAAAAGATGAATTTATTTGGAATTTAGTAGACGAAATCCGTTTAAAAAAGCATAGATAA